GGAAACCCGCCGGGGAAAAATCGCAGCCCATAAGGTCTGGGATCCGGCCGAAGTGGTCCTCACCGGGGATTTTTTGCTCTCCCGCACATGCACCATCGCCGCGGACACGGACAAACTGCCCATCATCAAGGTCATCACCAACGTCACGGGCGTTATGTCCGAAGGCGAAATCCAGCAGCTTCTCAATAAAAAACGCCTGGACCTGTCCGAAGAGCAATACATGGACGTGATATACCGCAAAACCGCGGTGCTGATTTCCGCCGCCTGCGAGGTGGGCGCCCTGCTGGCCGACGCTCCCCCGGAGCAGGTGGAGGCCCTCAAGGAATACGGCAGGCATTTGGGCATCGCCTTCCAGATGGCCGACGACCTTCTGGACTACGTGGCCGACCCCAAGGTGACCGGCAAGGCCATCGGCGCGGACCTGGCCGAGGGAAAACTGACCCTGCCCCTGATCCACGCCCTGGAACAAACCGGCTCGAAAACCCGGCCCAGGATGGAAAAAATCATCCTGGACGAAAACGCCTCCAAAGAAGACTTCGCCTTTGTGCTGGATAATATCATCAAGTCGGGCGGGGTGGACTACACCAACCAAAAGGCCCAGGAGCATGTGGCGGCCGCCAAGGCGCTCCTGGATATTTTCCCGGATTGCCCCGAAAAAGACGTGCTTGCCAAAGTCGCGGACTTCGCCGCCCAGCGGGATAGTTAATAAAACAGAGGCTGGAATCAGGCGGGACAGGCCCGGTCCGTTACAGACCGGGGCGCGCTCCAAACCAGACTTCCTGTTGCGTTACAACGTGCGAAGCACCTCAAAAGTCATGCAATCGCCCCCCTGGCAGTCGATCTCCAGAGTGGCCCGTTCGGAGCTAACCAGCTCCTCCTGCACACACCGCATGAAATGCAGAAAAACCTTGTTGGCGTTCCCTGTCTCCAGGTCGGTCTTCGCCACCACTTTGTGGTCCGTGTCTTTAAGGGATAATTTTAAAGTTTCCATGGCCGCCTCCTTTCCCTGAATCCAGGGGGTTGGATGAACCGTCCCGGCGCACCATGCGCCGGACATTCGGTAGGGCTAACAGAAAACTGAACAAATTAAGTATAAATAATTATTTCAAATACTTATATATTCTTACATATTCCTGACCCTCTCGTCAAGCCTTGAATGAAACCCGAAAATCCACTTTTCAAGAGGACGGCGAGGCAGCCAAAAAGCAACCACGCAGGGCAAGCCCTGGAGCTACATTGCATTGAGAAGCTGCAAAGGTGATTTTAATATGCAGCGGTAGGAATTGCCTTCCGGGAAAAATGGATAGCGCAAGAAAAAGAAAGCCCGATGGATGCCTGAACTCACCCTCAATGTATCCTTTGTTTTGTCGGGTCGCTTCGCATAGGGTCTTAGGAGGTTACATCATTACGGGCGGATCTAACGCCTTCAGCTTTCAAATAGGCCCCCGTTAGCTCCGCGTGACCCAACATAGATAACAACTTGAAATTACTGCAATTGGAATAAAGATCGTAGGTCGGGTTACGCGAAGCGGTGAAATTGTATTTGACGCCCAAAAATCGCCGATCCAAAGGTTTCGAGCCCAAAACCAGGCTAGTTCGCGCGCAGCAACCCGACATTTTCAACGCCGGGCTCCGGGCCTCTGCGGCGTCATTCCAATGCTGCGGCCGCTGTTTTTGGGCGGCCCAGGCATCGCAGTTTGATGCCTGGGTTCGTTAGAACAAACGGTTTCGCCCGGGCAGATTGTTAAAACCGGGGATGGCCGACGGGCGCGGAGCGTGGATTGAAACATCGTTTCCATGTTTTTAATCGCTCATCCAACATATGGAAAAACAAATGATTATAGACAGATGGGTTAAACTACGTGTGCTCCGCACCCCGGCAGGGTACTGCTCTGCCGGGGCTACCCAAACTATTGGGCCGGGCCGCCCGACTATACTTCCGTGTGCAAGCCTTCCTAAACCTCTGTATTCAGGCGGACACTGCAAATTTTAGTTGCGTATTTTTTCCATGGGTTTATAGTGCGCCGTCCCGCAGCGCGGGGCGTGTTTCCGAACCTTTGAAAGCATCTATAAATGCCAGAAATAAAAGCTAATATTTGTTGCGAGTGCGGTGCATGCTGCGCCTATTTTAGGGCCTCCATCTATTGGGGGGAAACCGACGAGGCGACTCCCGGCGGCATCCCCATGGAAATGTGCGAAAAACTGAACGATTTTTTTGTGTTCATCAAAGGGACCAACGACGTCCCTCCCCGGTGCTCGGCCCTCATGGGATTCATAGGAAAGTCGGTCCATTGCAGCATATACGACAAGCGGGCTTCCGTATGCCGGGAGTTCACGCCTTCCTGGGAAAACGGAGAACCCAACCCCCGCTGCGATAAAGCCCGGGCGGCCCACGGCCTGGAGCCCCTGACGCCTAGCCACTGGCCCAAACCGGGAAATTTTCCTAAGGCGGCGTAAAGGGGAGCAGGATCTCCCTGCGTGAATATTTTTGTCTGAACGCCCGATTGCCTTTAATGCCGGGCCGTTCAGGTTTCATGGGTTGTCCACAGGCGCGTCCGGTCCCGGACGGTGCAAAACAAACCCTTGACTCATTGCGTCATTTGGGTTATATTTTTAACCAATCGGTCAAAACAAGGCCTTAACCAACCAAAATATTTGTTTTTCCTTAATCTTACATTTGTTTATTCAACCGGCGAAAGCCTCAGGAAGATATCCATGGCGTCAAATTTTGCCCATGTAGAATCGGAAGTCCAGGCGGCCGGCCAAACCGTGCAGGGTCAGCCTGTGGAGGCCGCCGACATGGCGGTCCTGGCGGACCAGGTGCGGGAATATCTGGTCCAGAGGCGGGAAAACCTGACGGTTTACCCTGACCCCTTGCCCGAACAGGTTTTGATCCGGGAGTTCGGATTTTCCGCCAAAGGAAAAGGCAAGCCCGAGGTCATCCTGACGGAAGACGTCCGGGTGGAGTTGGGGCATCCGTCCATAGGGTCTTTGGCCGCAGTGCTGACGACTTATGACCAAAGTCTTGTCCAGCATGGCTGCATTTCCCTGGTCGGGCCGGAATTGAGGCAGATGAAACCCGGAGGGAGGCAGGCGTTCGCCCAGATCATCTTTTTGGCTCTGGATCGAAGCGCCATGCCCGACCCCTTTGACCTGGAAAACGCCCAATATCTCATGCACCGGCTTCCCGGCTATATGGTGCGTTCCGTGCCCGGCAAGCTGTGGGTGCGTGTGGGAAAGGACCGGTTCAACCAAGGCCTGGATCTCCACACCGTGGGTTCGGCCCTTGTCAAGGCGTATACGGACGACTTTCCTGGCGTGCTGAAGGCGGAAGTCGTCTTTGTGACCACGGGCAAGGAGGACGTCCTCGCTCTGGAGCCTATTGCGACCGAGGCCAAAGTGCTTTCGGGCCGGCATAAAAAGCTGGT
This DNA window, taken from Desulfatibacillum aliphaticivorans DSM 15576, encodes the following:
- a CDS encoding polyprenyl synthetase family protein, which produces MSLKQEIFEFVEKDLADIERALEANLNPYLDLVRDVASHLLFAGGKRLRPVLMVLSARVCGCNNGEEINLSTVFEYLHAATLLHDDIVDGAETRRGKIAAHKVWDPAEVVLTGDFLLSRTCTIAADTDKLPIIKVITNVTGVMSEGEIQQLLNKKRLDLSEEQYMDVIYRKTAVLISAACEVGALLADAPPEQVEALKEYGRHLGIAFQMADDLLDYVADPKVTGKAIGADLAEGKLTLPLIHALEQTGSKTRPRMEKIILDENASKEDFAFVLDNIIKSGGVDYTNQKAQEHVAAAKALLDIFPDCPEKDVLAKVADFAAQRDS
- a CDS encoding YkgJ family cysteine cluster protein; the encoded protein is MPEIKANICCECGACCAYFRASIYWGETDEATPGGIPMEMCEKLNDFFVFIKGTNDVPPRCSALMGFIGKSVHCSIYDKRASVCREFTPSWENGEPNPRCDKARAAHGLEPLTPSHWPKPGNFPKAA